CCGCCTCGAAGCCGACATCGACGCCGCAGCCGTCGCGAATCCCACCCCGCGACAAGGCTACGAAGACACGAGACTCGGGAAGCAGACCAGCCTCGAAAGTCCCGGAACAGCGGCCGTCAAAATCGCGATCCATAACGCCGTTACGAACCAACCGCAAGAGACAGACGCCTGAGTTGCGATTGTCTAGCGACGATGACGCGAGCGATACCGATACATCGTTCGAGGTGCGCAAACGGGCTAGGACGGATGACAGTGCGGAACCGGACCCTTCGAGACGTGTGCGCTCGTTGAAGGCTTTCTCGGAAGAAGGTGTTAAGCCTTTCTCAATGGTGCATGCTTCTGATATCACGTCTGGGCAGAAGGCGAAGAATTTTAAGGCTGCGTTCGGGAATGGGGATAATCCGGTCGAGATTCTTCTGCAGTATCCCAGTGCTTCGCAGAAAGAGAGGTATGTGGTTCTTGATGGTTAAGAGTTAATACATGCTGACTTCTCACGTTCTCTAGGTTTCAGCTCGTGGTGCCGCGGGACAACGACGACTTCAAACCCATCGATGATATCGTACAGGTTATCGAGGTTGCTTCCCAGCATTACATACCCGAGGAAGAAGCGGACGAGTTCAACGACGAGTCGACTGGTATTAAGCGGAGGCTACGGCGAGCTTTGGCTCACGCGTCCGAGGCGGAGGTGCGCGAAACCGTGGACAATTATAATAAGGCGATTGAGCGATTCCGGCGGAACGGGAGTATCGCGAAGAAATTGGACGCGACGAGCCGACTCAGCCTGCCTCACGTGGAGCGCATATTGAATCAGATCTACTCGCGCACAGTCTCGCCTCGCGTCGAATCTCTCCGGCAGTACGAGAACGGGTCGGACAACGTATACGGCGAACTTCTTCCGCGATTCATTAGCAACATCTTCAAGGAGACCGGGTTGAAGTCCGGCCAAGTTTTCGTCGATCTGGGCTCCGGTGTGGGTAATGTCGTTTTACAGGCCGCTCTGGAAATCGGCTGCGAAAGCTGGGGTTGTGAAATGATGCAAAATGCCTGCGACCTTGCGGATCTCCAACAAGCCGAGTTTAAAGCCCGATGTCGACTCTGGGGTGTCGCGCCGGGTAAAACACATCTTGCGCGGGGTGACTTCCTCACCGAAGAAAACATCATCGCTGTCCTGAAGCGTGCTGATGtcgtcctcatcaacaaccaaGCTTTCACCCCACAACTCAATAACGAATTGATTAACCATTTTTTGGATATGAAAGAAGGCTGTCAGATCGTCTCGCTGAAGTCTTTCGTTCCGGCTGGCCATAAGATCCAGTCACGGAATTTGAACTCGCCCATCAATCTCCTCAAGGTAAAGCAGAAGAACTACTGGTCGAACAGCGTCAGTTGGACAGACGTTGGCGGTACTTACTTCATCGCTACCAAGGATAGCTCCAGACTCAAGGCTTTTGTGGAAGGCACAGAATGAGGCCTTGCAGTTGGTATATAAAAGACTTAAGCGACAGCCCGCCAGAGACTTTggatatttttttttttggaatAGCATGTCCATACACATCATatcccttttcttcccttcccttcccttttctcctctctttTGGACTCCTTGATTTGGTTCTTGGGGCTTTCTGTGATTATGATAccattatttttttttttgtacaAAGCATtaatgaagatgaagactgGCATTTGTGCATTGGACCCCTGttttttattcttttggCCGCTTTTTCTACTATTCTTTCTTGGATATGACTTCATGGGGTCGCGTTTTGTATATATAATATACACTTGAGGATCCGGTTCAAAGATGGCACTTGTCGAATACAGATAGAGTAACTTGGAAAGATTTGGATACGTTAGGGACTTCATCTTGGGAATATCCCTCCCGTCACTTCATATTTGTGACGGTTCAACGCTATACAAACAGCGCCAACATGTCAAACGAggccatacaagcaatctgAGCAAACAAGGGCTTAAGCCTCATCGCACAGATGTTTATTAAAGACCGCCCATCGCCTAGATagattcccttttcttcttcttccccagattcgatattctcgtcgatggctacaatagtctaaaTAGGAATTcaattattatctactattccgagtccGTGACAATATTATTCTTGGTACAGTCTTGGGTCATATCACGGCTCTATTACAGAAGAAATAGAAAGGAAAACAGACAGACAGACCGATGATACACGTCTGACCGAACAGTAGAAACATTTACCCGCCCCTGAAGACGAGCATGGAAGTAAACACATTGCAGATAGACAGACAGACGGAGATAATCGGGATTGCCCTAGAACCGACAGGTGAGAAAAATCCATAAATGTTAATAAACAGTAGCACTCAATGAATTTTATGGATTCACTAAATCCAATCGCCATTTTTATTCAGCGTAGCAAGTCTCTCTCCTTATCTCGTCTTTCCTCTCCAAAAAGTTCTACTCTCTTGTTCTTGCTTCTGATTTACGGTTCGGTCGCCATCCTGTCGAAATCTCGCCAGAAGGGGCCCGGCTTCTCTACTCTTCGCGCCCATCACCACCCATTATCACTAGTCACGGAAAATGACATGGATATGCCGTCGAGGGGCCTCCGCCTAATCTCACTGTACCAAGCTCTAACATTGACTGTATAGCTCCCACTCCTGTGtttgaaggaagagaaagcacTTGCAACTTCCTCCACgactcaacaagcacaaaATACTTGAAGATTTACACAACCACAATCTCCTAAGGCAGAAAATATGGTGCCAATGTAGAATAACATCCTGCGACTCACTATCAGGCACAACGGCATTCACCCTCGCAGTTCCTCATAGTATTCTTCTCAATCTCAAAGTCAATCTACTGATCATGATGATGGTATTTCTGCCTTGAAGGAGGAATTGAGAATGGGGATCAGCACATTGCTATGCTGGTCAGTAACGCAAGGAGAATATATCAGTGGAAAAGATGAGGATCGCAGTCTTGTAAGCGGCCTACGGCAGCCAAGATACTCGTTAGAGGAGAGATTCACAGGGGCCTCGACTGCTGTGGTGGAGTTTCTACGGTCTTTCAGGATTATCATTCACTACACTTCATTTGATGTGGCTTCTAGATGACGTTGCTGCTGAGAGACAGGAAACTCAAGTGAACAACGAGCTGCCCTCGCTTGATGGGAAATCAAAGGGCGAATAATGTCATTTATCTGGCATATTGGTGCTTATCTCAATTTCAAAGATGATTATAATGGATTATCTTAGGGCTGCTTCAAACTCACATGCAGATGTTGCAGAAAACCACGGAGACTGTAAGACGCCTTTGGCATCGAGATTCTAGTAGGCCAAATGGACTGCCGCGCCTTTCAGTCGGGTCGTAGGTAGTGTCGGCTAGCCTTCATCGCTTTTCCAAGTGGTGGAAGACCAAAATCGATTTTGGCACGAACGAAGACCTTCGCGTTGTGCCTTTGCTCAAGGACACGGATCTAACTTGCATAGCACTGGCAGCGGTCACTGGCAATCGAAGCGAATGCCGTCGCGGGTGGTTTTCACCAAATAATAGGGATGTCCGCTGCAGCCCAGGTCATGTTTACCAAGATAGCTGCTGGCACGGCAGAGGGTATGAGTCTGACTGGCGCGGAGCTCTAGGCGTATAATCTCCGGCGGCAGTTGTAGTTGAACGGACGATATCCCCGTATCGTCGTGTTGTCTGGATAAATTAGCAGAGGCCTTAAAACTGTACCGTTGTAGATGCCCTCCATGATGGCTGGTGCGAGGTACGTTGGGTCTTTAGGATGTGGATTTTGGGgggggaagaga
This region of Aspergillus chevalieri M1 DNA, chromosome 4, nearly complete sequence genomic DNA includes:
- the dot1 gene encoding histone methyltransferase DOT1 (COG:B;~EggNog:ENOG410PN9X;~InterPro:IPR021162,IPR025789,IPR029063,IPR030445;~PFAM:PF08123;~go_component: GO:0005634 - nucleus [Evidence IEA];~go_function: GO:0018024 - histone-lysine N-methyltransferase activity [Evidence IEA];~go_function: GO:0031151 - histone methyltransferase activity (H3-K79 specific) [Evidence IEA];~go_function: GO:0031493 - nucleosomal histone binding [Evidence IEA];~go_process: GO:0000077 - DNA damage checkpoint [Evidence IEA];~go_process: GO:0006281 - DNA repair [Evidence IEA];~go_process: GO:0006348 - chromatin silencing at telomere [Evidence IEA];~go_process: GO:0034729 - histone H3-K79 methylation [Evidence IEA];~go_process: GO:0051726 - regulation of cell cycle [Evidence IEA]) yields the protein MGFFDHLQKGGSFSLQAQKPQIRKVVQTRPVPASKPTSTPQPSRIPPRDKATKTRDSGSRPASKVPEQRPSKSRSITPLRTNRKRQTPELRLSSDDDASDTDTSFEVRKRARTDDSAEPDPSRRVRSLKAFSEEGVKPFSMVHASDITSGQKAKNFKAAFGNGDNPVEILLQYPSASQKERFQLVVPRDNDDFKPIDDIVQVIEVASQHYIPEEEADEFNDESTGIKRRLRRALAHASEAEVRETVDNYNKAIERFRRNGSIAKKLDATSRLSLPHVERILNQIYSRTVSPRVESLRQYENGSDNVYGELLPRFISNIFKETGLKSGQVFVDLGSGVGNVVLQAALEIGCESWGCEMMQNACDLADLQQAEFKARCRLWGVAPGKTHLARGDFLTEENIIAVLKRADVVLINNQAFTPQLNNELINHFLDMKEGCQIVSLKSFVPAGHKIQSRNLNSPINLLKVKQKNYWSNSVSWTDVGGTYFIATKDSSRLKAFVEGTE